GGGCAGCCGTTCTTCATCTTTAGACATGTCGGCATTCATTTTGTCCCAACTCCCATGGCGGGATTCGCCGAACGACACATTCATATAGTTGCGCAATCGCCAAAGTATCGCCAGAATTGGGCAGTTCACGCGGCATATTGGCCGCCCGGCGGGTGTGACCGAAGCCCGCTGTCAGACCACAGGATTGGTTGCTGCCGAATTGATTCCGACATCATTGCTGCTGCGTCCGGCCACCCTGGGAATCCGTGCGGCCTCGGCCGTCGTCGGCGCGGCCGCCCGTGGTGCATCGGCTACCACCGAGGCGGTGGGGGCCATCACCTCGGCTGGACTGCAGGTCGCCGCGCTGCCGATTCGCGAAGCCAGTCGGGTGCTGTCCGGCGAGTCCACCACGGCGACGCTGACGCGCAGGTGCTGGCGCGGGGAGAACCGCGCTTGGATCGAGGTCCGTGGTCTGAGTGAATCTCCCGAACTCGGCCAGCGGGTGCTCGACGCTCTCCTCGCTGAAGCCGGTGTGGTGTCGGCGCGGCTGAACCGCCCGCTGTCTCGGGTCGTGGTGGAACTGGCGGCCGAGGGCGAGCAGGTTTCACTGAATGACCTGTGCCGCCTGATCTCCGGGGTCGAACGCGGCTACCGTCGCTCCGAAGGCGGTGCAGCTCCGGTCGGTGCCGAACCGGCTACCGTCCTGCCCGGCGACGGGTTGTTGCTGATGGCGAGGGGCGTGATGGTCGGCGTCAACGCCGCCGGGCTGGCCATCGCGGTCGCCGGGCGCGCGTTGCGGCTGCCACAGGCACCGATCACCGTCGACGCCGTCGCGGCGCTGGCGAACTACCAGCCGTGGCTGCGCAGCCAACTCGCCGACCGAATCGGCCGGGGCCCTGCCGACACGGTGCTGTCGTTGATCTCCACCGGAGCGCGCATCGCCACCCTCTCGCCGGCCACGCTGGCGGTGGACCTGGCGTTGCAGGGAGTCAAGGCCGCCGAATCTGCCGCCGCGGCGCAGGCCTGGATCCGCCACGAACCGCACCTGGCCCGGCACGCCGATCAGGCGCAGGTACACGTGTCATCACGGCCGGTGCCCCTACCGGAGGGCGCGGTCGACCGGCACGGCCGGCGGGCGGGCTACGTCCAGCTGTTCGGGGCCGGCCTGGTAGGAGTGCTCACCCGCAACGTCACCACAGCCGCCACCGCAGCCGTGGTCGCCGGCCCGAAAGCCATGCGCACCACCACCGAATCGTTCGCGGCCACCCTGAGCCGGTCACTGGTCGAACAGCACTCGGCGCTGCCGCTGCGCCCCGAAGGCGTGCGCCGCCTCGATCGCGTCGACTCCGTGCTCATCGATCCGCGACTGCTCTGCACCGCGGACGTGCGCCACCCGCTGGCCACTGCACTGCTGGCCGAGGCGCGGGCGTCCGGCGCCGAACTGGTCACCCTCGACGTCGAGGCCCTGGGTGAACTGCGCCCCGCGTTCGACGAACTGGCGCCAGTGGCTATCGCCGCCGATGACGAACAACTCGACGAGGCGCTGGCCGCCGCACTGGCGGAACGTCAGCAAGACGGCCGCACCGTTGCGGTGCTGACGTCGACCGGCGCGCAGGCACTCGCCGGCGCCGATGTGGGCCTGGGGATCCTGCCCGACGACGCGGAGGCGCCGCCGCCGTGGGAAGCGGATCTGCTGCTGGCCGACCTGGCCGGCGCCTGGCGGGTGCTGCACGCGATACCGGCGGCGCGCGCGGCCGCCCAGCGCGGCATCTCGCTGTCCACCGGGGCATCGACGATCGGCGCGCTGCTGATGGTTCCCGGAGTGCGCACCGGCCGGCGCAGAGGAGGCCCCGGGCCGGTCACCGCTGGGGCGGCCACCGGATTGCTCTCGGGATACCTGCTGGCTCGCCAGGTGGCGCGGACGCCGGCGCCACGACCCGCACCGTCTTACGAGTGGCACGCGATGTCGCTCGACGAGGTCCGCGCGATCCTGCCGGTCCCCGACGTCGCCTGTACCGCTGCCGAACTCGACACCGCACCGCCGCACATGGCGTGGCAGTTCATCAAGGCGGTGCGCGCCGAACTGTCGGATCCGCTGATGCCGGTGCTGGCGCTCAGTTCGGTGGCCACCGCAATGCTGGGCTCGCCGGTGGACGCGATGATGGTCAGCACGGTGCTGATCGGCAACTGCATGCTCGCGGCAGCCCAGCAGTTGCAGGCCGAGAACCGGCTGAACCGGCTGCTGGCCCAACAGACCCCACCGGCGCGCACCGTCGAGCCGGGCACCGACCGCTACGCCGAGATCGTCGCGGACCGCCTGATCCCCGGCACCGTGATCGAGGTCCGCAGCAACGAGGTCGTACCCGCCGATGCGCGGCTGATCGAGGCCGCCGATCTCGAGGTCGATGAATCCTCGCTCACCGGCGAGTCACTGTCGGTGGACAAGCAGACCGCGGCTGTGCTGCCCGGTGCTGAACTCGCCGAACGGCGCTGCATGCTCTACGCCGGTACGACGGTGATCGCCGGCACCGCACTGGCCGTGGTGACCGCCGTCGGCGCCGACACCCAGGCTCGTCGTGCCTCCGAGCTGGCCGCCGGGGATCTGCCGGTGGTCGGCCTGCAGCACCAGCTCAGCCAGCTGATGAGTCGCGCGTTCCCGGCCAGTGCCGGCGGCGGGCTGATGGTCGGCCTGCTGGGGATGCTGCGCGGCGGTGGACTGCGGCTGGCCCTGGGCAACGCGATCGCGGTCGCGGTGGCGGCGGTGCCCGAGGGCATGCCGCTGATGGCGACCCTGGCCCAACATGCCTCGGCCCAGCGCCTGACCGATTCCGGTGCGCTGGTCCGCATTCCCCGCTCGGTGGAGGCCCTGGGCCGGGTCGAGGTGGTCTGCTTCGACAAGACCGGCACGCTGAGTGAGAACCGGCTGCGGGTCACCCGGGTGTACCCGGTCGCGGGTTACAGCGACGACGACGTGCTGCGGTCCGCGGCCAACGCCGCGCCCGCACCCGAGGGCGACCCCCACGCGCATGCCACCGATCAGGCCGTTACCGAGGCGGCTGTGGGGATCTCCGACGGCGGCGCACCCCTGTGGACCATCACGGACGCGCACCTGCCGTTCCGCTCCGGCCGGGCGTTCTCGGCATCGGTGTTGGGCAAGGAACTGATGATCAAGGGGGCCCCGGAAGTGGTGCTGGCCGCCTGCGCCGGCCTCGGTCCGGACAGCGACGCGCCGGTCGCCGAACTGGCGGCCGGTGGGCTGCGAGTGATCGCGGTGGCGCAGCGTCGACTCACCGCCGCACAGGTGAAGTCCCTGGCCGGCGACCCCGATGCCCTCGCCGGGTTGTGCCAGGCCGGGCTGACACTCACCGGTTTCCTCGGTATCTCCGACACCCCCCGCGCCGAAGCACCGCAACTGCTCGCCGACCTGGCGGACCGGGGCGTCGGCATCCGGCTGATCACCGGTGATCACCCCGTCACCGCCACCGCGATCGCCGCGGAACTGGGGGTGCCGGTCACCGCCGATCAGGTCATCACCGGCGCGGAGTGGAATGCGCTGTCGCGCAAGGACCAGGAACAAGCGGTCGGAGAGCGGGTGATCTTCGCCCGGATGTCCCCGGAGAACAAGGTGCAGGTCGTGCAGACCCTCGAACGCAGCGGACGGGTCTGCGCCATGGTCGGCGACGGCGCCAACGACGCGGCGGCGATCCGGGCCGCCAGCGTGGGCCTTGGTGTAGTCGCGCGCGGCAGCGACTCGGCGCACCTCACCGCCGACATCGTGTTGACCGACGGGCGCATCGGTGCCCTGGTGGATGCCATCGACGAGGGCCAGCGACTGTGGCGCGGCGTGCAGTTGGCGGTGACCGGCTTGCTCGGCGGCAACGTCGGCGAGGTGATCTTCGGTGTCGTGGGCACCGCGCTGTCGGGGACATCGCCGCTGAACAATCGCCAGCTGCTGCTGATGAACATGCTGACCGACGCGCTGCCGGCCACCGCGGTCGCGGTGAGCACCCCCGCCGGCTCCTCGCATCGGGTCGTGCACGGCATCGACGAACGCAGCCTGATGCGCGCCGTCGCGGTCCGCGGGGCGATCACCGGGGCCGCGGCCAGCGCTGCGTGGGGGATGGCTCGCCTTTCTGTTGTACCGGGCGCTCCCCAACGCGCCGCCACCGTCGCGCTGATCACGCTGGTCACCACGGAGCTGGCCCAGACCCTGGTCGACTCCCACGCGCCGTTGGTGTTGCTCACCGCCGCCGGTTCGTTCGCGGCGTTCGCGGCGATGATCAGCCTTCCCGGAGTCAGCCAGTTGCTGGGTTGCGTCCCGGTGGGACCGCTGGGCTGGGCGCAGGCTCTGGGAGCCACCGGCGCCGCCGTCCTGGGGATCGCCGCGGCTCCGCACGTGCTGCCGGCCCGGCTGCGCGAGCCATCGGATACCAGCACCGAGAGCGCGTCGGGCCCGCTGGCCACCGTGGCTGTGCTGCGGCCGGCAGACGCCGAGGTCGCCGAGGTGGCGACCGTGGGTGGGTCTACCGTGAGGGTCAGCCGTACCAACTGACCAGCGGAGGCGTGGCATGCACCCATTCCGGCAAGCCGTCGAGGCCCGTGACGCCGCGGCCATCGAGGCGCTGCTGTCCGACGATGTCGTGTTCACCAGCCCGGTGGCATTCAAGCCCTACCCGGGTAAGCCGGTCACCGCGGCGATCCTGCGCGCGGTGATGCGGGTTTTTGAAGACTTCCACTACGTGCGCGAGATCGCTGACCCGGGAGGGCGTGACCACGCCCTGATCTTCGAAGCGTCCGTCGACGGCAAACGGCTCACCGGATGCGACTTCCTGCATTTCGACGAGGACGGCAAGATCGACGACTTCGTCGTGATGGTCCGCCCGCTGTCGGCTGCCACCGCGCTGGCCGAAGCCATGGCGGAGCAGTTCGAGCAGATCACCCGTGAGGCCGCCGCGCACGGCGGTTCAGCGAGGCTCGACGGAGGAGAGGCGAAGCTGGGACCGCCGCATGCGCACGGCGGGTGAGCGGAGCTCGACGGTGCGTGATCAGATGCCGGTAGTCGCGGCCGTCGCCGTAGGCGGCGCCATCGGCGCCTGCGCGCGCTACGCCGTCGCGCTGGCACTGCCGACCCCGGCCGGTGGATTTCCTTGGGCCACACTGGTTACCAACGTGAGCGGGTGTGCGCTGATGGGGATGCTGATGGTGGCGATCACCGAGCTGTGGGTCGGGCATCGACTGCTGCGTCCGCTGTTGGGCACCGGCGTGCTCGGCGGTTACACCACGTTTTCCACCTTCGCCGGCGACGTCGACACCCTCGTTGCCGCCGGACGGCCGGTCCCGGCTTTGGTCTACCTGCTCACCACACCGGTGGCAGTGTTGATCGCGACCTGGACCGCCGCCAGCCTCACCCGCCGTCTGGTCATCAGGAGGACAGCATGAGCGAGCTCACCGGACGCGCATTGCGCCTGACGGTATTCCTCGGAGAGAGCGACACCTGGCATCACAAGCCGGTGTACAGCGAGATCGTGCACCGGGCACGGCGAGCCGGACTGGCCGGCGCGTCGGTGTTCCGTGGCATCGAGGGCTACGGAGCGTCCTCGGCCATCCACACCACCCGGCTGTTGTCGATGTCGGAGGACCTGCCGGTCTCGGTCATCATCGTCGACGCCCCCGAGCGGGTCCGTGCCTTCCTGCCGCAGCTGGACGAGCTGGTCACCGAGGGCCTGATCCTGCTGGATGAAGTCGAGGTCGTCCGGCACATCGGGCGAAGCCCCGCCGGCCAGTGACCTGGCTGCTGGTCATCGCCGGCGCGGCGGTGGGGGCGCCGCTGCGCTACCTGACGGACCGATTTGTTCAAGCCCGCCACGATTCCGCCTTCCCGTGGGGAACGCTGGCCGCCAACGTGCTCGGCAGCCTGGTCCTGGGTGCGCTCACCGGCGCCGCCAGCGCCGCCGACCCACGGTTGCACCTGTTGATCGGCACCGGTCTATGCGGAGCGCTGACCACCTATTCGACCTTTTCCTACGAGACACTGCAGCTGGCCGGTGTTGGTGCGCGACTGTACGCGCTGGCCAACCTGGTGCTCACCTTGATCTGCGGGCTGAGCGCCTATTACGTCGGCAATGTCGTGGCACAAGCGATTTGGGTCTGACGATCCGCGGGTTAGGCGACGCTGCCCACCTGCTTCCAGCTTGAGGTGCCACAATCGAGCCCGACAGTGTCCCGTGGCGTGCGCCCAGTCCTTCCAGGAGTAGTCATGTCGTTCTCGGTAGAGCTCAGCGATGACGTGATCGAGGTGCGGGACTGGGTCCACCAGTTCGCCGCTGAGGTCGTCCGCCCGGCCGCCGCCGAATGGGATGAGCGCGAAGAGACGCCGTGGCCGGTCATCCAGGAGGCGGCCAAGATCGGCCTGTACTCGCCGGAACTGTTCGCCACCCAGGCCGCCGAACCGAGCGGAATCGGCATGCTGACGGTGTTCGAGGAGCTGTTCTGGGGCGACGCCGGCATCGCCCTGTCGATTCTGGGCACCGGACTTGCCGCCGCAGCCCTGGCGGGCAACGGAACTCCCGAACAGCTGGGCCAATGGCTGCCGGAGATGTTCGGCACCGCTGATGACCCCAAGCTCGCGGCGTTCTGCTCCTCGGAACCCGACGCCGGTTCCGACGTCGGTGCGATCCGGACCCGTGCCCGCTTCGACGAGGCGACCCGCGAATGGGTGCTCAACGGCACCAAGACCTGGGCCACCAACGGAGGCATCGCCAACGTGCACATCGTGGTCGCCTCGGTCTATCCCGAACTCGGTTCGCGCGGACAGACCAGCTTCGTGATCCCGCCCGGCACTCCGGGCCTGGCGCAGGGTCAGAAGTTCAAGAAGCATGGCATCCGGGCCTCGCACACCGCCGAGATCGTGCTCGACAACGTACGGTTGCCCGAGGAGATGATCCTCGGTGGCCGGGAGAAATTCGAGGAGCGCGTCGCCCGGGTCAAGTCCGGTGCGTCGGCCGGGGGACAGGCCGCGATGAAGACCTTCGAACGGACCCGCCCGACCGTCGGCGCGATGGCGGTCGGCGTGGCCCGCGCCGCCTACGAGTACGCCCTCGAATACGCCTGCCAGCGTGAGCAGTTCGGTCGCAAGATCGGCGAGTTCCAGGCGGTGGCGTTCAAGCTGGCGGACATGAAGAGCCGCATCGACGCCGCCCGGCTCATGGTGTGGCGCGCGGGCTGGATGGGACGCAACAACAAGGCCTTCGACAACGCCGAGGGCTCGATGGCCAAGCTGTTCGCCAGCGAGACCGCCGTCTACGTCACCGACGAGGCGATCCAGATTCTCGGCGGCAACGGCTACACCCGCGACTACCCGGTCGAGCGAATGCACCGCGACGCGAAGATCTTCACCATCTTCGAGGGCACTAGTGAGATCCAGCGGCTGGTCATCGCCCGGGCGCTGACGGGGTTGCCGCTGCGCTGAGCAGCGCGGCCGGCTACTTCGCGATCGTTGCGCGCAGTGGTCCGCCCACGCTGTTGAACAGCAGGTCCCCGTTGGGCAGTCCCTCGATCAGGGCGTAGGCGCCGTTGCCCAGATTCGACTGGCCGAAGATGGTGCGGTGCACCGTCTCCCCGGTCTGCCAATTCAGCCCGGTCACCTCCCAGCCGTCGGTCTTGGTGTAGCCGTTGAGGAAGACGATCCCCGACGTCGTGGATACCGCCGGCACCATGGAGGTGGACACCACGTCGCCGCGCGTCCAGGCTGACGT
The window above is part of the Mycolicibacter sp. MU0102 genome. Proteins encoded here:
- a CDS encoding DUF190 domain-containing protein, with the protein product MSELTGRALRLTVFLGESDTWHHKPVYSEIVHRARRAGLAGASVFRGIEGYGASSAIHTTRLLSMSEDLPVSVIIVDAPERVRAFLPQLDELVTEGLILLDEVEVVRHIGRSPAGQ
- the crcB gene encoding fluoride efflux transporter CrcB encodes the protein MTWLLVIAGAAVGAPLRYLTDRFVQARHDSAFPWGTLAANVLGSLVLGALTGAASAADPRLHLLIGTGLCGALTTYSTFSYETLQLAGVGARLYALANLVLTLICGLSAYYVGNVVAQAIWV
- the crcB gene encoding fluoride efflux transporter CrcB; this encodes MRDQMPVVAAVAVGGAIGACARYAVALALPTPAGGFPWATLVTNVSGCALMGMLMVAITELWVGHRLLRPLLGTGVLGGYTTFSTFAGDVDTLVAAGRPVPALVYLLTTPVAVLIATWTAASLTRRLVIRRTA
- a CDS encoding nuclear transport factor 2 family protein, with the translated sequence MHPFRQAVEARDAAAIEALLSDDVVFTSPVAFKPYPGKPVTAAILRAVMRVFEDFHYVREIADPGGRDHALIFEASVDGKRLTGCDFLHFDEDGKIDDFVVMVRPLSAATALAEAMAEQFEQITREAAAHGGSARLDGGEAKLGPPHAHGG
- a CDS encoding HAD-IC family P-type ATPase, which gives rise to MVAAELIPTSLLLRPATLGIRAASAVVGAAARGASATTEAVGAITSAGLQVAALPIREASRVLSGESTTATLTRRCWRGENRAWIEVRGLSESPELGQRVLDALLAEAGVVSARLNRPLSRVVVELAAEGEQVSLNDLCRLISGVERGYRRSEGGAAPVGAEPATVLPGDGLLLMARGVMVGVNAAGLAIAVAGRALRLPQAPITVDAVAALANYQPWLRSQLADRIGRGPADTVLSLISTGARIATLSPATLAVDLALQGVKAAESAAAAQAWIRHEPHLARHADQAQVHVSSRPVPLPEGAVDRHGRRAGYVQLFGAGLVGVLTRNVTTAATAAVVAGPKAMRTTTESFAATLSRSLVEQHSALPLRPEGVRRLDRVDSVLIDPRLLCTADVRHPLATALLAEARASGAELVTLDVEALGELRPAFDELAPVAIAADDEQLDEALAAALAERQQDGRTVAVLTSTGAQALAGADVGLGILPDDAEAPPPWEADLLLADLAGAWRVLHAIPAARAAAQRGISLSTGASTIGALLMVPGVRTGRRRGGPGPVTAGAATGLLSGYLLARQVARTPAPRPAPSYEWHAMSLDEVRAILPVPDVACTAAELDTAPPHMAWQFIKAVRAELSDPLMPVLALSSVATAMLGSPVDAMMVSTVLIGNCMLAAAQQLQAENRLNRLLAQQTPPARTVEPGTDRYAEIVADRLIPGTVIEVRSNEVVPADARLIEAADLEVDESSLTGESLSVDKQTAAVLPGAELAERRCMLYAGTTVIAGTALAVVTAVGADTQARRASELAAGDLPVVGLQHQLSQLMSRAFPASAGGGLMVGLLGMLRGGGLRLALGNAIAVAVAAVPEGMPLMATLAQHASAQRLTDSGALVRIPRSVEALGRVEVVCFDKTGTLSENRLRVTRVYPVAGYSDDDVLRSAANAAPAPEGDPHAHATDQAVTEAAVGISDGGAPLWTITDAHLPFRSGRAFSASVLGKELMIKGAPEVVLAACAGLGPDSDAPVAELAAGGLRVIAVAQRRLTAAQVKSLAGDPDALAGLCQAGLTLTGFLGISDTPRAEAPQLLADLADRGVGIRLITGDHPVTATAIAAELGVPVTADQVITGAEWNALSRKDQEQAVGERVIFARMSPENKVQVVQTLERSGRVCAMVGDGANDAAAIRAASVGLGVVARGSDSAHLTADIVLTDGRIGALVDAIDEGQRLWRGVQLAVTGLLGGNVGEVIFGVVGTALSGTSPLNNRQLLLMNMLTDALPATAVAVSTPAGSSHRVVHGIDERSLMRAVAVRGAITGAAASAAWGMARLSVVPGAPQRAATVALITLVTTELAQTLVDSHAPLVLLTAAGSFAAFAAMISLPGVSQLLGCVPVGPLGWAQALGATGAAVLGIAAAPHVLPARLREPSDTSTESASGPLATVAVLRPADAEVAEVATVGGSTVRVSRTN
- a CDS encoding acyl-CoA dehydrogenase family protein, with the translated sequence MSFSVELSDDVIEVRDWVHQFAAEVVRPAAAEWDEREETPWPVIQEAAKIGLYSPELFATQAAEPSGIGMLTVFEELFWGDAGIALSILGTGLAAAALAGNGTPEQLGQWLPEMFGTADDPKLAAFCSSEPDAGSDVGAIRTRARFDEATREWVLNGTKTWATNGGIANVHIVVASVYPELGSRGQTSFVIPPGTPGLAQGQKFKKHGIRASHTAEIVLDNVRLPEEMILGGREKFEERVARVKSGASAGGQAAMKTFERTRPTVGAMAVGVARAAYEYALEYACQREQFGRKIGEFQAVAFKLADMKSRIDAARLMVWRAGWMGRNNKAFDNAEGSMAKLFASETAVYVTDEAIQILGGNGYTRDYPVERMHRDAKIFTIFEGTSEIQRLVIARALTGLPLR